TTCTGCCAATATGGGCGGAACGAAGTACTTACCGGTGCTGACCACAGAAAGCTTCAGTTTCCCGCTGACCTTTCCCTTTTTAGTGGTCATCCGCTCATCGAGCTCTTCTGTCTTTTTCAAGATTTCTTTGGCCAGCTCTGCGAATTCCCTACCGGTTTCGGTAATGTGAATTTTTCGTCCGATTACTTCAGTAAGCGGTAAGCCAACTTGAGTTTGAAGAAGTTTTAATTGAGATGAAACAGCCGGTTGGGTGAGATGAAGGTCTGCAGCAGCCTCGGTCACACTGTCTCGCTCGGCGACCTTCAAAAATACCTTCAACTGATGAAGAGTAAAATTCATAAGATTCACTTATATGAATCATAAATATATTGAATATATCCGAACGAATAAATAATTTAACTTTGATGTGTAGAAAAAATGATAGTGTTGCGATACTTGAAAGAAATTGCGACGAATGCTATCTTCTTTTACAGTCGGGTGATTAGTGAACTGCGCTTACTAAAGTAAGCGCAGTTTTCATTTAATCAAAGTCGACATCGCTGTGATTGGCGTTGATTATAATTCGTTTTCCCAATACTTTTTCATTGATGCGGTACTCTTCGGTATGCATCTCTTCTGAGTGGTAATTCACCAAACTTATAACTGAATGTGGAATTGAAATATCCGTAAACCCACCTTCCAGGTCCATCCGAAACTCACTCCAAGGGCCTGATTCGAAAGTGATATCAGAAAATTGACCGTCAATTTCTATTAGCGTTACGCTCTTACTCACATTTTCTATTTTCAAATCAGAATGCTGAGACTTCACAAATAACTCTCCGTTTAACTCATTAATCCTAGCATCTGAAAATTGGAGATCTAATTCTACATCAGTTAATTTTTCCGCCCTCAAATCACCGTGTTGTATATCCAATTCAGCTTTCTGAACTGACTCCAATCGAAGATCACCAAACTGCATCTTAATTTGGCTGTCTTTACCTTTTACCACGCCAACATACATATCTCCATGTTGAATTCGAGCAATAACTTTACTCTCCGTACCCTCAATCCATACATCTCCAAATTGATTGACAACTTCGATCATGGTATTTTCAGGAATGAGGACAGTATAGTCTATGGACATTTCCTCTGTAGAAATTCCATCCAAGTCACTTATGGTTCTTAATTCCACCCTATTCCCAATTTCTTTTATATCAATTCTGACTTTGTCTCTGACTTTCTCGTAGTTCCGTTTATTTGATGGAACAACATTAATCTCTACTAAGATTTCGATGATACCGCTATCGTGGGTGTTGATCTTTATATCTCCGAAAGAATTCTTGATACTCAATTCAGGATTTCCTCCTGTTTTGAATGATCTCTCCACTTTCTGATCGATCTGGGCATTTACCCCAATGAACAGAAGGAGAAATAAGCCAATGGATAAAATTGTTTTCATGGTGATCAGCTTAATTGTTCTTGTTTAATTTTTTCTAACTCTTCTACTATTTTCAACCTGAGCCTGAAGTTTTCGATCATGGCCAAGACCACTCTATCGTCTGTACCGCTTCGGTATAGCTCCCTTTCCAGATTTTCGTATTCCTCATTTAATGAAGCCAATTCCTCAAAGAGGATTTTTACCTCTATATCTGTTTCCGACATTTCTTGAAGTTCAGCGTACTTTTCTTCTAATTGAGATGTGTAATACAATTCGATGTCAGCCATATCTGATGAAACATCGCTCAAAGCCATTGATCCGTATTGAACATCAACGGGACTATTAAATCGAGGAAGTAGTAAACTTCCACCCGCTACTAGCAAGACAATGATAGCTGCGGCAACACGCCAAAACCCTTGCCGATTCTCATTATCATGTTTTCTTTTTTCGAGCTTCATCACAAAACGGTTCTCATGCCCCAAGGGCATCGGTTCCTCATCAAAGGAATCCCGCTCTTTTTTTATGAATTTTTCAAAATCAGACATATGTTTCGTTTACCAATTCAATAATTTTATTCTTAGCTCGGGCATACTGCGCCCGAGATGAAGCTTCCTTTATCCTCAGCTGCTTTGAGATGGATTTGTGATCCATATCCTCAAAGAGGTGAAGTGAGAAAACGACTCTGCAGCCTTCCGGCAAATCTTTCATCGCTCTTTTAATTCGATCAACGTCGTAATTACCTTCTCCGTTTTGATCATAGCTTTGCTGACTGCCATCGATTTCTGCATCCATATCAAAAGGAACTTTACGTTTCTTTAAGTGATCCAAGCATTTGTTTATGGCAATCCTACAAATCCAACTAGACAGCTTAGAATCTCCGCGGAAAGAATCAATCCGATCAAACGCTTGAATGAATGCCTCTTGCATAAAATCTTCTGCTTCATGAGGATCATTCAAAATTCTGAGGCAAGAAGCATAAACCCTGCGGCAACATGTATTGTACACTTCAGTCTGAACCCTACGGTCACTTTTTAACTGTTTTTTTATCAGGCTGATTTCCATCCGGTGGTTAAAGGCTTCAAGAGTTTGACGAGTAAAGATGTCGTTTTGCTACAAGAGACGAAAATAATTTGGAGAAATGCAATAAGACTTCTCCATATTCTGATCTAAATCAACAACATAGAGCATTTTTAGAATACTCCCTTTGCCTCAAAGCTTAACTGAAGTACCCGAGCTTTCTGCTAAAATGGCGGAGATGACTTGATTGTAAGTCGCAACTTTAGATAATCAGCCCGAGCTATCACTCCACTCCCAACTGACTATTGACTACTTCGTAAATGAGCAATTGACGATCCAGCACTTCAGCGTACTTCACGGTTTTTTTAGTAGGATTGATCATCTTGGCTCGGTCTATCCATTCGATTGCTACTCGGGGCTGTCCAAGAATTTCTGAAGCCAAGGCCATATTGAAAGATGCGCGATGACTCACTTTGGCTTCTTCAGAATCAGTCAGTTCTCGCCATGAGTTTGCAGCTTCTTCCCAATCACCGGTCAATTCGAGCTTTTCCGCTATCTGCTCCAATTCAGTTGAGCCCAGACTAAAGTACTGTCGGTAGTCAGGCTCCCAGTGCGGTGAAATTCGCTCAAAATAATCGTAAGCGGCCATACCCGACACATCCATCAAGCCCATGTCTTCATCCTTAAATTCTTGGATCTCTTCTTCCGAATAAGCTACTCGGCCAAAAACTCGCTCATAGTTCTCTTGGTATTCATCTATCATCTGTCCGGTTGAGGAATCGTAGAATCGCCAGAAAAGTGACATACTCACTTCGCTTTCTTTGGAAAACTCGGGTACTTGTGTTGGCATGCCGCTCCCATCGGTCACCGAAACTACGCTGACAGATCCGGAAGTGCGGATGACCATATTGTGTCCGTCAAGAGAAATGATACCATCCAAATCATAAATTTTGGAAAGGCTCTCTATTTCAGCTTCGCTAAAAGGTTTTGCAGCGAATTCTTCATTACTTACGTCTGATTCATCGATCTCAATTTCTACGAATTTGAATCGCCCCATTTTTTCGCAAAGCTTCTTCAAATTCTCGATGGTCATATTGGCCGATTTGTTGGGGATATTCTTCAATTCACTGTAGGGAATACCATTGGTATAAACCGAACAAACCGTTTTTGGAGTTGTACTTCTTTGAGCCACACCTACCACATAGATAGGTGATGGCACATATCGATTCGAAGGTTTAATAAACTCAGTATAGTGGTAAGTAGTATTGCAACCGCCAAGTAAGATTAAGAGGAAAACGACGT
This region of Cryomorphaceae bacterium 1068 genomic DNA includes:
- a CDS encoding DUF6340 family protein; the encoded protein is MQKILLTNVVFLLILLGGCNTTYHYTEFIKPSNRYVPSPIYVVGVAQRSTTPKTVCSVYTNGIPYSELKNIPNKSANMTIENLKKLCEKMGRFKFVEIEIDESDVSNEEFAAKPFSEAEIESLSKIYDLDGIISLDGHNMVIRTSGSVSVVSVTDGSGMPTQVPEFSKESEVSMSLFWRFYDSSTGQMIDEYQENYERVFGRVAYSEEEIQEFKDEDMGLMDVSGMAAYDYFERISPHWEPDYRQYFSLGSTELEQIAEKLELTGDWEEAANSWRELTDSEEAKVSHRASFNMALASEILGQPRVAIEWIDRAKMINPTKKTVKYAEVLDRQLLIYEVVNSQLGVE
- a CDS encoding DUF4097 family beta strand repeat-containing protein, translated to MKTILSIGLFLLLFIGVNAQIDQKVERSFKTGGNPELSIKNSFGDIKINTHDSGIIEILVEINVVPSNKRNYEKVRDKVRIDIKEIGNRVELRTISDLDGISTEEMSIDYTVLIPENTMIEVVNQFGDVWIEGTESKVIARIQHGDMYVGVVKGKDSQIKMQFGDLRLESVQKAELDIQHGDLRAEKLTDVELDLQFSDARINELNGELFVKSQHSDLKIENVSKSVTLIEIDGQFSDITFESGPWSEFRMDLEGGFTDISIPHSVISLVNYHSEEMHTEEYRINEKVLGKRIIINANHSDVDFD
- a CDS encoding sigma-70 family RNA polymerase sigma factor, which codes for MEISLIKKQLKSDRRVQTEVYNTCCRRVYASCLRILNDPHEAEDFMQEAFIQAFDRIDSFRGDSKLSSWICRIAINKCLDHLKKRKVPFDMDAEIDGSQQSYDQNGEGNYDVDRIKRAMKDLPEGCRVVFSLHLFEDMDHKSISKQLRIKEASSRAQYARAKNKIIELVNETYV